Proteins found in one Amycolatopsis aidingensis genomic segment:
- a CDS encoding tyrosine-type recombinase/integrase, with the protein MAKTARPRKRRRGKIETLPSGSLRVRVYAGKDPVTGKDHWLSEVVKKGPDAANEAEKARTRLLNQVDERRAPRTRATVGQLLDRHFELLKVEDNTLTGYDSLARIHIRPLLGDQPLGRIDGEILDSFYKELRTCRAHCRGRKYVQHRTDRPHECDDRCGPHKCEPLGDGSIRKIKAILTGAGKRARRWGWMGTNLFELAEPVPVARPNPQPPTADQAAVIANEAWQELDWGMLVWLAMMTGARRGELCALKWDRVDFSAGVLTIRSSIGQRGSRTWEKDTKTHQQRRIALDEQTVTLLRAYRRHCAERVGIGPEMPVEARIFSPVPDGSTWLKPDTVSQRYARMCARLGWDMNIHQLRHYSATELIAAGVDVRTVAGRLGHGGGGATTLRVYSAWVSEADQRAAGSLTGRMPELPTVLDDSGKLTEPVSTAGDEDESPYRRIAADLRGAIVSGILRSGDQLPTVADLAARYAVSFGTAQRAIAQLRAAGLVTVSRGRRAVVADPVAKAAGEPGEIVNLDAKRREIK; encoded by the coding sequence CCTTGCCAAGCGGTTCGCTCCGGGTACGGGTCTACGCCGGTAAGGACCCGGTCACCGGCAAAGACCACTGGCTCAGCGAGGTGGTCAAGAAGGGCCCGGACGCTGCCAACGAAGCCGAAAAGGCACGCACGCGATTGCTCAACCAGGTGGATGAGAGGCGTGCGCCTCGCACCCGTGCCACTGTCGGTCAACTCTTGGATCGCCATTTCGAGCTGCTCAAGGTCGAGGACAACACGCTGACCGGGTACGACTCGCTCGCCCGTATCCACATCCGGCCGTTGCTTGGTGACCAGCCGCTCGGCCGGATCGATGGTGAGATTCTCGATTCCTTCTACAAGGAACTGCGGACCTGCCGGGCGCACTGCCGGGGCCGCAAGTACGTGCAACACCGCACGGACCGGCCGCACGAGTGCGATGATCGGTGCGGTCCGCACAAGTGCGAGCCGCTCGGCGACGGGTCCATTCGCAAAATCAAGGCGATCCTGACCGGCGCCGGTAAGCGCGCGCGGCGCTGGGGATGGATGGGAACGAACCTGTTCGAGCTGGCCGAGCCCGTGCCGGTCGCGCGACCCAACCCGCAGCCACCTACGGCGGACCAGGCGGCAGTTATCGCCAACGAGGCGTGGCAGGAACTCGACTGGGGAATGCTCGTCTGGCTCGCCATGATGACCGGTGCCCGGCGCGGTGAGCTGTGCGCTCTGAAATGGGACCGGGTGGACTTCTCGGCGGGTGTGCTGACCATCCGGTCAAGCATCGGTCAACGGGGGAGCCGCACGTGGGAGAAGGACACCAAGACCCATCAGCAACGCCGGATCGCTCTGGACGAGCAGACGGTGACGTTGCTGCGTGCGTACCGGCGGCACTGCGCGGAGCGGGTCGGAATCGGCCCTGAGATGCCCGTTGAGGCTCGTATCTTCTCCCCAGTTCCCGATGGTTCCACCTGGCTGAAGCCGGACACGGTGAGCCAGCGGTACGCCCGGATGTGTGCGCGCCTCGGCTGGGACATGAACATTCACCAGCTCCGGCACTACTCGGCGACCGAACTCATCGCGGCAGGGGTGGACGTTCGGACGGTCGCCGGACGGCTCGGCCACGGTGGCGGGGGAGCCACCACACTGCGCGTCTACAGCGCGTGGGTATCCGAGGCCGATCAACGTGCGGCCGGTTCGCTAACCGGCAGGATGCCGGAGCTACCGACCGTGCTGGACGACTCGGGCAAGCTGACTGAACCCGTCTCGACGGCAGGCGATGAAGATGAGAGTCCCTACCGGCGGATTGCCGCTGACCTGCGGGGAGCCATCGTGAGCGGCATCCTGCGGTCGGGCGATCAGCTACCGACCGTCGCCGATCTCGCGGCCCGGTACGCGGTCTCGTTCGGCACCGCGCAGCGCGCGATCGCCCAGCTCAGGGCGGCCGGACTCGTGACGGTCAGCCGGGGACGGCGGGCGGTCGTCGCCGATCCGGTGGCCAAGGCTGCCGGTGAGCCCGGCGAGATCGTCAATCTCGACGCGAAGCGTCGCGAGATCAAGTAG
- a CDS encoding NUDIX hydrolase has product MTASGSADTPARTLLEQLIRERQQTLEEFAEDAEKFAREHDEPGTLSVRHLQRLIAGTRPDGSPLGPVRPATARLLQRIFGLSVQELLSPPRKMPTMAHPLRVAVAIVTKSSEVLVVCRRGHEGNGITWQFPAGLVKPGASAQMVAVRETLDETGVHCVVTRNLGTRLHPVTKVVCDYILCDYVTGEAKNVDVVENVDVVWIGKADVTRMIPEDQIYGPVMRALKEGVPT; this is encoded by the coding sequence ATGACCGCGAGCGGTTCGGCGGACACGCCCGCCCGCACCTTGCTCGAACAGTTGATTCGGGAACGTCAGCAGACGTTGGAAGAGTTCGCCGAGGACGCCGAGAAGTTCGCTCGGGAACACGACGAACCCGGAACGCTCAGCGTGCGGCACCTACAGAGGTTGATCGCTGGCACCCGGCCGGATGGTTCACCGCTCGGCCCTGTCCGCCCCGCGACCGCGCGGTTGCTGCAAAGAATCTTCGGGCTGAGCGTTCAGGAACTTCTTTCGCCGCCGCGCAAGATGCCCACGATGGCGCACCCACTGCGCGTTGCCGTGGCCATCGTCACCAAGAGTTCAGAGGTGCTGGTTGTCTGCCGCAGAGGGCACGAGGGCAACGGCATTACTTGGCAGTTTCCGGCCGGTCTCGTCAAGCCGGGTGCCTCCGCGCAGATGGTCGCGGTCCGCGAGACGCTGGACGAAACGGGCGTGCACTGCGTGGTGACGCGCAACCTCGGGACACGGCTCCACCCGGTCACCAAGGTCGTGTGCGACTACATACTGTGCGACTACGTGACGGGAGAAGCCAAGAACGTTGACGTCGTGGAAAACGTGGATGTCGTCTGGATCGGCAAGGCAGACGTAACCAGGATGATTCCGGAAGATCAGATCTACGGCCCGGTCATGCGCGCGCTCAAGGAAGGCGTCCCTACTTGA
- a CDS encoding transcriptional regulator: MTARSRLRLVSDRSEDYCEGLDPLLLQPVPLFICTVLVHLRWCRVAVVRDTVKVRAAALSAQVSKLRVVGYVETRRDSSQHVIRLTPLGWERLNRHLTAQGAMVARAYELITTAMEIEPAEVPPDRDGA; this comes from the coding sequence GTGACTGCGAGGTCCCGGTTGCGGCTGGTGTCGGACAGGAGCGAGGACTACTGCGAAGGGCTGGACCCGTTGCTGCTACAGCCGGTGCCGTTGTTCATCTGCACCGTGCTGGTGCATCTGCGGTGGTGTCGGGTCGCGGTGGTGCGCGACACGGTGAAGGTGCGTGCTGCCGCGTTGTCCGCGCAGGTGAGCAAGCTGCGCGTGGTCGGGTATGTGGAGACCCGCCGCGACAGTTCGCAGCATGTGATTCGCCTCACCCCGTTGGGGTGGGAGCGGCTCAACCGGCATCTGACCGCGCAGGGTGCGATGGTCGCGCGGGCGTACGAGCTGATCACCACTGCGATGGAGATCGAGCCTGCCGAGGTGCCGCCGGATCGGGACGGTGCCTGA
- a CDS encoding FtsK/SpoIIIE domain-containing protein has translation MNGAGTLARTASREVDSAVLDGELVDHGPVPRPRSRRARLAAWWQHSPRVPVAFQGGPQGRQAAKDAVAAVVRSPWRYLGAVARGVVAGVRWWRRWVTVRDYREAAEESEKLADKFTEIRELTLFRWRVTGAIAAAVTVAGTLGVFLDGWRPLWITGGVASVALAILGRRKDGSPGRKAVLAGPRSLTWTMDPQVLVDAFRDAKLIGKDESLRLVERAHREGDGWAVTVDLPATRKAADVVKNREALASALAVDEIQLMAERVRGRGGHAGRVALWVADADPYDKPPMRTPLLGVEQWDAWRPVPFGRDARDRRIDVPLVWTSLLVGAIPRQGKTVATRTAAAGMILDPHTRVYVADFKGGKDWMAAAQVAHRFLSGDDTDHVLALLDWLVELVAEVQGRYRRMRELDDTICPESKITPQMSRDPALGMPITPVFIDEVQVPLEDRTPVQVQGKKVPAGEYIGELLTWLAKKAPAAGIVLVLATQRPDSKTIPSGLRAVLGSRFALRVMDWRDSNIILGEQMNTRGFDSSRLLPSHKGVGILRPDGETEAGADVLALMVRTYLMTGADWHALCHHGRALREAAGTLSGHAAGQDTHPVPDHTAVAKTIGASTREPLGARRPVELPEPLGAVVDYLGDDLDQREFIPSTELVDALDIDATAFGRQMGELGCRSDRTRVPRGDGTTRQVRGYHTADIRAAIERCRNGTPTDAEVVEDDP, from the coding sequence GTGAACGGTGCCGGGACGCTCGCCCGCACGGCTTCACGTGAGGTCGACTCGGCGGTGTTGGATGGTGAGCTGGTCGACCACGGGCCGGTGCCGCGCCCGCGTTCACGCCGGGCACGGTTGGCCGCGTGGTGGCAGCATTCCCCGCGTGTGCCGGTCGCGTTCCAGGGCGGTCCGCAGGGGCGGCAGGCCGCCAAGGATGCCGTTGCGGCCGTAGTGCGTTCGCCCTGGCGCTACCTCGGTGCCGTTGCCCGGGGTGTGGTGGCGGGTGTGCGGTGGTGGCGCCGCTGGGTCACCGTGCGGGACTACCGCGAGGCGGCCGAGGAGTCGGAGAAGCTGGCGGACAAGTTCACCGAGATCCGGGAACTGACCCTGTTCCGCTGGCGGGTCACCGGCGCCATCGCGGCGGCCGTGACCGTGGCCGGGACGCTGGGGGTGTTCCTGGACGGCTGGCGCCCGCTCTGGATCACGGGCGGGGTCGCGTCGGTGGCGCTGGCCATCCTCGGCAGGCGGAAAGACGGCAGCCCCGGCCGCAAGGCCGTGCTGGCCGGGCCGCGCTCGCTGACCTGGACGATGGACCCGCAGGTGCTGGTGGACGCCTTCCGGGACGCGAAGCTGATCGGCAAGGACGAATCGCTACGGCTGGTCGAGCGCGCGCACCGCGAAGGCGACGGGTGGGCCGTGACCGTGGACCTGCCCGCCACCCGCAAGGCGGCCGATGTGGTGAAGAACCGCGAGGCACTCGCCTCCGCGCTGGCGGTGGACGAGATCCAGCTGATGGCCGAGCGAGTACGCGGCCGGGGCGGGCACGCCGGCCGGGTGGCGCTGTGGGTGGCCGACGCCGACCCCTACGACAAACCCCCGATGCGGACACCGCTGCTCGGGGTGGAGCAGTGGGACGCCTGGCGGCCGGTGCCCTTCGGGCGGGACGCCCGCGACCGGCGCATTGACGTGCCGCTGGTGTGGACCTCGCTCCTGGTGGGGGCGATCCCGAGGCAGGGCAAGACCGTGGCCACCCGCACCGCGGCCGCCGGGATGATCCTCGACCCACACACCCGCGTGTACGTGGCCGATTTCAAGGGCGGCAAGGACTGGATGGCCGCCGCGCAGGTGGCCCACCGGTTCCTCTCCGGCGACGACACCGACCACGTCCTGGCCTTGTTGGACTGGCTGGTGGAGCTGGTGGCCGAGGTCCAGGGCCGGTACCGGCGGATGCGGGAACTGGACGACACCATCTGCCCGGAATCGAAGATCACCCCGCAGATGTCGCGCGACCCCGCGCTGGGCATGCCGATCACCCCGGTGTTCATCGACGAGGTGCAGGTGCCGTTGGAAGACCGGACCCCCGTTCAGGTGCAGGGCAAGAAGGTCCCGGCGGGTGAGTACATCGGCGAGTTGCTCACCTGGCTGGCCAAGAAAGCCCCGGCCGCCGGGATCGTGCTGGTGCTGGCCACACAGCGGCCGGACTCCAAAACCATCCCGTCCGGACTGCGGGCGGTGCTCGGGTCCCGGTTCGCGCTGCGCGTGATGGACTGGCGCGACAGCAACATCATCCTCGGCGAACAGATGAACACCCGTGGGTTCGACTCCAGCCGACTGCTGCCCTCGCACAAGGGGGTGGGCATCCTGCGGCCGGACGGGGAGACCGAGGCCGGGGCCGATGTGCTCGCGCTGATGGTGCGCACCTACCTGATGACCGGTGCAGACTGGCATGCCCTCTGCCACCACGGCCGCGCCCTTCGCGAGGCAGCCGGAACACTCAGCGGCCACGCTGCCGGGCAGGACACCCACCCGGTGCCTGACCACACCGCCGTGGCCAAGACCATCGGCGCGTCCACCCGCGAGCCACTGGGCGCCCGGCGGCCGGTCGAGCTGCCCGAACCGCTCGGCGCCGTGGTCGACTACCTCGGCGACGACCTCGACCAGCGCGAGTTCATCCCCAGCACCGAGCTGGTCGACGCGCTCGACATCGACGCGACCGCGTTCGGGCGCCAGATGGGCGAACTCGGGTGCCGCTCCGACCGGACGCGGGTGCCACGCGGCGACGGCACCACCCGGCAGGTACGCGGCTACCACACCGCCGACATCCGGGCCGCCATCGAACGCTGCCGCAACGGCACCCCCACCGACGCCGAGGTGGTCGAGGACGACCCGTAA
- a CDS encoding WhiB family transcriptional regulator, which produces MNRDDYEQMAARLDRYAGVPDAVLYRVVTRDGLCFWAFDRTELPELSGQEDVDRELAAWMCAGCPVMDECLELELRTAGESTVGVWGALPDTDRRAVWRVWKVRHPNRRRGGEQP; this is translated from the coding sequence GTGAACCGAGACGACTACGAGCAGATGGCCGCCAGGTTGGACCGCTATGCCGGGGTGCCGGATGCGGTGCTGTACCGGGTGGTGACCCGAGACGGTCTGTGCTTCTGGGCGTTCGATCGCACCGAGTTGCCGGAGCTGTCCGGTCAGGAGGATGTGGATCGGGAGTTGGCCGCGTGGATGTGCGCGGGCTGCCCGGTGATGGATGAGTGTCTGGAGCTGGAGCTGCGCACTGCCGGTGAGTCCACGGTGGGTGTGTGGGGTGCGCTGCCGGACACAGATCGGCGGGCGGTGTGGCGGGTGTGGAAGGTCCGCCACCCCAACCGTCGCCGTGGGGGTGAGCAGCCGTGA
- a CDS encoding helix-turn-helix domain-containing protein has protein sequence MTNASPAFYTVQEAARILRVNPVTLYRAIRDDAFPAVRIRTRYVVPAAALNRLIAEVTESGGCIDLAEVVTRWRTARELGRASGGASW, from the coding sequence ATGACGAACGCCAGTCCGGCGTTCTACACAGTCCAAGAAGCCGCACGCATCCTGCGCGTCAACCCGGTCACGCTGTACCGCGCGATCAGGGACGACGCTTTCCCGGCCGTCCGTATCCGCACCCGTTACGTGGTCCCGGCAGCCGCACTCAACCGGCTGATCGCCGAGGTCACCGAGTCGGGTGGATGCATCGATCTCGCCGAGGTGGTCACCAGGTGGCGCACCGCCCGCGAGCTCGGCCGTGCGTCGGGGGGTGCGTCGTGGTGA
- a CDS encoding transcriptional regulator: MTEDWAAVASAINQRMAQLGVSQREVIMRSQLSKAVVREIQHNVVQRRRSDRTLEALSVALDWHPGHLAAVLAQRRPPEVGEPVVRPDDDVPGRLAVIEHQLRQINDRLARIDAFGDRLNEINANVATVAENVAAVRKERDR; this comes from the coding sequence GTGACGGAAGACTGGGCGGCAGTCGCTAGCGCAATCAATCAGCGCATGGCGCAGCTTGGCGTGAGCCAGCGCGAAGTCATTATGCGATCGCAGCTCTCGAAAGCCGTTGTCCGCGAGATTCAGCACAACGTTGTCCAGCGCCGCCGTAGCGACCGCACCCTGGAGGCGCTCTCGGTCGCGCTTGACTGGCACCCCGGACACCTGGCCGCCGTTCTCGCCCAGCGCAGGCCGCCTGAAGTGGGCGAACCCGTCGTACGCCCGGATGACGACGTGCCCGGCCGACTCGCTGTGATCGAGCACCAGTTGCGTCAGATAAACGACCGTCTGGCCCGGATCGACGCTTTCGGTGACCGGCTTAACGAGATCAACGCCAATGTCGCCACCGTCGCTGAGAATGTCGCTGCGGTACGGAAAGAGCGGGATCGGTAG
- a CDS encoding NUDIX hydrolase, with product MTNDAFAKHLGVAIRTVGKWHERPDLTPRTEMQQLLDTVLDQAPDAAKSRFALIVSEGAEAVSSGSDPAQMLKVAIAVVATEKKVLLVCRRGDDGQGISWQFPAGMVKPGVQPETVAVRETLAETGVHCVVVRGLGSRLHPVTNVFCEYLLCDYLAGDAENVDVVENVSVIWADKSKLTRFIPAEQIFPPILDALEVPSD from the coding sequence ATGACTAACGATGCGTTCGCGAAGCATCTCGGCGTAGCGATCCGGACAGTTGGCAAGTGGCATGAACGACCAGACCTGACGCCACGGACAGAGATGCAACAACTCCTGGATACGGTGCTCGACCAGGCGCCGGACGCGGCAAAGTCTAGGTTCGCGCTCATCGTGAGCGAGGGCGCAGAGGCAGTGTCGAGTGGCTCAGACCCCGCCCAGATGTTGAAAGTGGCGATCGCCGTTGTGGCGACAGAGAAGAAAGTGCTTCTGGTCTGTCGAAGAGGCGACGACGGTCAGGGGATCTCGTGGCAGTTCCCGGCGGGCATGGTCAAGCCTGGCGTCCAGCCGGAGACCGTCGCGGTCCGCGAGACTCTCGCCGAGACCGGCGTTCACTGCGTTGTGGTTCGCGGCCTCGGTAGCCGTTTGCACCCGGTTACGAACGTATTTTGCGAGTACCTACTGTGTGACTACCTGGCCGGAGACGCAGAGAACGTCGACGTTGTCGAGAATGTTAGCGTCATCTGGGCTGACAAGAGCAAATTGACGCGCTTCATCCCGGCCGAGCAGATTTTCCCGCCAATACTGGACGCTTTGGAGGTACCGAGTGACTGA
- a CDS encoding NUDIX hydrolase has product MTEPTTEAPQPPIAAAVVVKDAKVLLVRRRVKEGSLSWQFPAGEVEEGESAIQAAVREVREETGLTVAESKVLGERVHPNTGRTMIYVACDYVTGEATVVDNEELAELAWLEHGQLAEYVPYGLFGPVQEHLDEVLKN; this is encoded by the coding sequence GTGACTGAGCCGACGACCGAGGCCCCGCAGCCGCCGATCGCTGCCGCAGTCGTCGTCAAGGACGCGAAAGTGCTTCTCGTCCGACGGCGGGTAAAGGAAGGCAGCCTGTCGTGGCAGTTCCCGGCAGGGGAAGTCGAAGAGGGAGAGTCGGCAATCCAAGCGGCTGTACGCGAGGTTCGCGAAGAGACCGGTCTGACCGTCGCCGAGTCCAAGGTTCTTGGCGAGCGGGTGCACCCGAATACCGGCCGGACCATGATCTACGTAGCGTGCGACTATGTGACAGGCGAGGCGACCGTGGTGGACAACGAGGAACTAGCCGAGCTTGCGTGGCTGGAACACGGTCAGCTTGCTGAGTACGTGCCGTACGGCCTTTTCGGACCGGTGCAGGAACACTTGGACGAGGTGCTCAAGAACTGA
- a CDS encoding nucleoside-diphosphate kinase, which translates to MADSADLGVQRTLVLLKPDAVSRGLAGRIITRFEDAALKIVGTKMKHMDAEFTRKHYFDLEERLGKEIYDCTAGFMQTGPVIALALEGVDAVAKVRKIIGSTYPNDAAPGTVRGDFAHQTKASSEVSGKAVMNLVHASGNAEEAKYEVELWFPAGELFDYETLAEKLAY; encoded by the coding sequence ATGGCAGACTCGGCTGACCTCGGTGTGCAGCGGACCCTTGTACTTCTCAAGCCTGATGCCGTCTCGCGCGGCCTGGCTGGCCGGATCATCACGCGCTTCGAGGACGCCGCGTTGAAGATTGTCGGCACCAAGATGAAGCACATGGACGCCGAGTTCACGCGTAAGCACTACTTCGACCTCGAAGAGCGGCTTGGCAAGGAGATCTACGACTGCACCGCCGGTTTCATGCAGACCGGACCGGTTATCGCGCTGGCGCTCGAAGGTGTGGACGCCGTGGCCAAGGTCCGGAAGATCATCGGCAGCACCTACCCGAACGACGCCGCGCCGGGCACCGTACGTGGCGACTTCGCGCACCAGACCAAGGCATCGTCCGAGGTCAGCGGCAAGGCAGTGATGAACCTCGTGCACGCTTCCGGCAACGCCGAGGAAGCCAAGTACGAAGTTGAGCTTTGGTTCCCGGCTGGCGAGCTGTTCGACTACGAGACGCTCGCTGAGAAGCTCGCGTACTGA
- a CDS encoding glycosyltransferase 87 family protein: MVILLASTFVHFVFFSGFLDIHVYRAGGRALLSGIGLYSADFPELVPGMPLPFTYPPFSALLFVPLTLVPWHLAKVIMTLFSVLGLLATTVIFARRTWPNRGYAATVALAVAAVWFIFEPVKSTISFGQVNLILMAMVVVDCLRYRLRWPRGILVGVAAAVKLTPAVFVLFFLVRRQYRAALWSLAAFLACGVLALILVPSDSITYWFQALIDPARIGGLEYAFNQSFQGVLSRLLPEGWVRTSIWAFLVLLAMALAGVSAYRARSVGNDGIALLAIAVGGLLASPVSWSHHWVWVVPAVVILLGFSSSIGVRGRCLGMLLGAVFVVGVHQYLPSGNLAELDWSWWQHIIGASYVLVGLGLLGWLAARPCSHRADNHSEPPDGKLFDVLDWRISLGRCERATDRAR; the protein is encoded by the coding sequence GTGGTTATCCTCCTGGCGTCAACATTTGTTCATTTCGTATTCTTTTCAGGCTTTCTTGACATCCATGTATACCGGGCTGGTGGGCGCGCATTATTGAGCGGTATCGGCTTGTATTCTGCGGATTTCCCTGAGTTAGTTCCGGGGATGCCGTTACCGTTTACTTACCCGCCATTTTCGGCCTTGCTGTTCGTGCCGTTGACATTGGTTCCTTGGCATTTGGCCAAAGTGATTATGACACTTTTCAGTGTTCTTGGACTGCTTGCAACAACGGTGATATTTGCAAGGCGAACCTGGCCTAATCGAGGCTATGCCGCAACGGTGGCTCTTGCGGTAGCGGCGGTTTGGTTCATATTCGAACCTGTAAAGTCAACGATTAGCTTTGGTCAAGTCAATCTTATTCTGATGGCAATGGTGGTGGTGGATTGCCTGCGATATCGTCTTCGGTGGCCGCGTGGAATTCTCGTCGGTGTAGCTGCGGCAGTTAAATTGACTCCTGCGGTGTTCGTGCTGTTCTTCCTTGTGCGCAGACAGTATAGAGCTGCGTTATGGAGCCTGGCAGCGTTCTTGGCTTGTGGCGTCCTTGCGTTGATTCTCGTCCCATCCGACAGTATTACATACTGGTTTCAAGCGTTAATTGATCCAGCCCGTATTGGTGGACTGGAATACGCGTTTAATCAGAGCTTTCAGGGCGTACTGTCACGGCTTCTTCCGGAAGGTTGGGTTAGGACTTCGATATGGGCATTTTTGGTATTGTTGGCAATGGCGCTTGCTGGAGTTTCGGCCTATCGGGCTCGTTCTGTCGGAAACGATGGAATTGCCCTGCTGGCAATAGCAGTCGGCGGTCTGTTAGCGTCGCCGGTTAGTTGGTCGCATCATTGGGTTTGGGTCGTGCCCGCCGTGGTCATACTGTTGGGTTTCAGTTCCAGCATTGGCGTGCGTGGACGCTGCCTCGGCATGCTCTTGGGAGCTGTATTTGTGGTCGGCGTACATCAATACCTACCTAGCGGAAATCTGGCTGAACTAGATTGGTCTTGGTGGCAACACATCATCGGGGCTAGTTACGTCCTGGTCGGCCTGGGCTTGCTAGGCTGGCTAGCGGCGCGCCCTTGCTCACACCGGGCTGATAACCATAGCGAACCCCCGGATGGTAAGTTGTTCGATGTGCTGGACTGGCGTATTTCGCTTGGCCGATGCGAACGAGCGACAGATAGGGCACGATAA
- a CDS encoding RNA polymerase sigma factor yields the protein MSTAEIEDLLRRSAPQVLAALVRHYGHFEAAEDAVQEALLAAVTRWPEQGVPESPASWLIKVAARRLTDQLRSESARRQRQHKVAALTLPEERRAPAADVTGPLDEDDTLTLLMLCCHPALSASAQIALTLRAVGGLTTAEIAGAFLVPEATMAQRISRAKRRIRAAGARFRPPPERERPDRLRNVLHVLYLIFNEGYTASSGPELYRGELTAEAIRLTRTVRDLRPEDGEVAGLLALMLLVDARRPARTRPDGGLIPLAEQDRGRWNREFIEEGSALITNALVTAELGPYQVQAAIAAVHAEATCAGDTDWVQIIGLYRILMRLAPNPMVTLNHAVAVAEVRGPHAGLALLEGLDTEDRLSGHHRLHAVRAHLLELASEAEAARSCYQLAARLTTSLPEQRYLLDRAADTIRRRD from the coding sequence GTGAGTACGGCTGAGATCGAGGACCTGCTGCGCCGCTCGGCGCCGCAGGTCCTCGCCGCGCTCGTGCGGCACTACGGGCATTTCGAGGCCGCGGAGGACGCGGTGCAGGAGGCGCTGCTCGCGGCCGTGACGCGGTGGCCGGAACAGGGCGTTCCGGAAAGCCCGGCGTCCTGGCTGATCAAGGTCGCCGCGCGCAGGCTGACCGACCAGCTGCGCAGCGAATCGGCGCGCAGGCAGCGGCAGCACAAGGTCGCCGCACTGACCCTGCCGGAGGAGCGGCGCGCGCCCGCAGCCGATGTCACCGGGCCGCTCGACGAAGACGACACGCTCACCCTGCTGATGCTGTGCTGTCACCCCGCGCTGAGCGCATCCGCGCAGATCGCGCTCACCCTGCGCGCGGTCGGCGGGCTGACCACGGCCGAGATCGCCGGGGCGTTCCTGGTGCCAGAAGCCACCATGGCCCAGCGGATCAGCCGGGCCAAGCGGCGGATCAGGGCGGCGGGCGCCCGGTTCCGCCCACCGCCCGAGCGGGAGCGGCCGGATCGGCTGCGCAACGTGCTGCATGTGCTGTACCTGATCTTCAACGAGGGCTACACGGCCAGCTCGGGACCCGAGCTGTACCGCGGCGAGCTGACCGCCGAGGCCATCCGGCTCACCCGTACCGTCCGTGACCTGCGGCCGGAGGACGGTGAGGTCGCCGGGTTGCTCGCGCTCATGCTGCTGGTCGACGCCCGCCGCCCGGCGCGGACCCGGCCGGACGGCGGGCTGATCCCGCTGGCGGAGCAGGATCGCGGCCGGTGGAACCGGGAGTTCATCGAGGAGGGCAGCGCCCTGATCACCAACGCCCTCGTCACAGCCGAGCTCGGGCCGTACCAGGTACAGGCGGCGATCGCCGCGGTGCACGCGGAGGCAACTTGCGCCGGGGACACCGACTGGGTGCAGATCATCGGGCTGTACCGGATCCTGATGCGGCTGGCGCCGAACCCGATGGTCACCCTGAACCACGCCGTGGCGGTGGCCGAGGTGCGTGGCCCGCACGCCGGGCTTGCCCTGCTCGAGGGGCTGGACACCGAAGACCGGTTGTCCGGGCACCACCGGCTGCACGCCGTCCGGGCGCATCTCCTCGAGCTGGCCAGCGAGGCGGAGGCGGCCCGGTCCTGCTACCAGCTGGCCGCGCGGCTGACCACCAGCCTGCCCGAGCAACGCTATCTGCTGGACCGCGCGGCGGATACGATTCGCCGCCGTGACTGA